In the Quercus lobata isolate SW786 chromosome 5, ValleyOak3.0 Primary Assembly, whole genome shotgun sequence genome, one interval contains:
- the LOC115991486 gene encoding ABC transporter C family member 8-like isoform X2, producing MISLGSSVGGFSWICEELYLGSYCLQRTIADSVNLFFLCSFYLFLLIAIIGKCSTRSIRKDWVLVVVSLCCALSSIPYFSVGLWNLMAKNDELNHMSWLVFIVRGLLWISFAVSLHVQRSKWISILNSFWWASSFIFISVLNVQILLKTHSIEIMDMVPWPISFLLFLCALRNLIRFVSQRNIDNNLNEPLLAKKADKCQKELGQASFLGKLTFSWINSLLSLGYSKRLALEDIPSLVPEDEAKFAYQKFADAWDSLLRETNSNNTRNLVLRAIAKVYLKENIFIGICAFLRAIAVVVSPLILYAFVNYANGNERNLDEGLSIVGCLVVTKLVESLSQRHWFFDSRRSGMRMRSALMVAVYQKQLKLSSLGRRRHSTGEIVNYIAVDAYRMGEFPWWFHSSWSFVLQLFLAIGILFWVVGLGALTGLVPLLICGILNVPFANMLQKCQTQFMIAQDERLRSTSEILNNMKIIKLQSWEEKFKNLIESRRENEFKWLAKAQIAKAFGTLLYWMSPTIISSVVFLGCIIFGSAPLNASTIFTVLASMRTMGEPVRMIPEALSSLIQVKVSFDRLNAFLLDDELKNDEIRRIPFQKSDKSVRIQSGNFSWDPEIMIPTLKEVNLEIRWGQKVAICGPVGAGKSSLLYAVLGEIPKISGIVNVFGSIAYVSQTSWIQSGTIQDNILYGKPMDKTRYEKAIKACALDKDINNFNHGDLTEIGQRGLNMSGGQKQRIQLARAVYNDADIYLLDDPFSAVDAHTATILFNDCVMAALENKIVILVTHQVEFLSEVDKILVMNGGQITQSGSYEELLTAGTAFEQLVNAHRDAITGLGPSNNGTKEESQKLDMVQPEVSQGSYPTKENSEGEIAVKGLPGVQLTEEEETEINDVGWKPFWDYIIVSKGLLPFFLGIVTQAGFVGLQAAATYWLALGIQIPKITSVILIGVYTAISTLSAVAVYARSFLAAYLGLKASRAFFSGFTNAVFKAPMLFFDSTPIGRILTRASSDLSILDYDIPFSTIFVVAASTELLITIGIMASVTWEVLIVAILAMVAAKYVQGYYQPSARELIRINGTTKAPVMNYAAETSLGVVTIRAFNMADKFFENYLKLTDSDARLFFYSNAAMEWLVLRIEVLQNLTLFTAAFLLVLLPKGSIAPGLVGLSLSYALSLTGTQIFLTRWYCSLSNYIISVERIKQFMHIPSEPPAIVEDMRPPSSWPSKGRIELQALKIRYRPNSPLVLKDITCTFKEGARVGVVGRTGSGKTTLISALFRLVEPASGKILVDGLDICSIGLKDLRLKLSIIPQEPTLFKGSVRTNLDPLGLYSDDDIWKALEKCLLKATISSLPNLLDSSVSDEGENWSAGQRQLFCLGRVLLKRNKILVLDEATASIDSATDAILQRIIRQEFLECTVITVAHRVPTVIDSDMVMVLSYGKLIEYDEPSKLLETNSSFAKLVAEYWSSCRRNSYQDFNKYLQ from the exons ATGATTTCCTTGGGGAGCTCAGTTG GGGGTTTCTCATGGATTTGTGAAGAACTTTATTTGGGTTCTTACTGCCTTCAAAGAACAATTGCAGACAGTGTAAACCTATTCTTCCTCTGTTCATTCTACCTATTTTTGCTCATAGCTATCATAGGAAAATGTTCTACAAGAAGTATTAGAAAAGATTGGGTCTTGGTGGTAGTTTCACTATGTTGTGCTCTTTCTAGCATTCCTTATTTTAGTGTGGGTTTATGGAATCTCATGGCCAAAAATGATGAACTCAATCATATGAGCTGGTTGGTTTTCATTGTTAGAGGACTGCTTTGGATCTCTTTTGCAGTTTCTTTGCATGTTCAACGGTCCAAATGGATCAGTATTCTAAACTCTTTTTGGTGGGCAtcctcttttatatttatttcagTTCTGAATGTCCAAATTCTACTAAAGACACATAGCATTGAAATTATGGACATGGTACCTTGGCCTATTAGCTTTTTGCTTTTCCTCTGTGCTCTTAGGAACCTAATTCGCTTTGTTTCTCAGCGTAATATAGACAACAATCTAAATGAACCTCTATTAGCCAAAAAGGCTGATAAATGCCAAAAAGAATTAGGCCAGGCTAGTTTTCTTGgaaaattaacattttcttgGATTAATAGTTTACTTAGCTTGGGCTACTCCAAACGATTGGCTCTTGAAGACATTCCCTCTCTGGTTCCTGAAGATGAAGCCAAATTTGCATACCAAAAGTTTGCTGATGCATGGGATTCTCTTTTAAGGGAAACAAACTCAAACAATACCCGGAACTTGGTTCTTCGAGCCATTGCAAAAGTTTACCTGAAAGAGAATATATTCATAGGCATTTGTGCATTTCTTAGGGCAATTGCTGTAGTAGTTTCTCCTCTGATACTCTACGCTTTTGTAAATTACGCAAATGGCAATGAGAGGAACCTGGATGAAGGTCTCTCTATTGTGGGGTGTCTAGTTGTTACCAAGTTAGTTGAGTCTTTGTCTCAAAGGCACTGGTTCTTTGATTCAAGGAGGTCGGGAATGAGGATGAGATCAGCCTTAATGGTGGCAGTCTACCAGAAACAGTTAAAACTTTCTAGTTTGGGAAGGAGAAGGCACTCAACTGGGGAGATAGTGAATTATATTGCAGTTGATGCTTATAGAATGGGTGAATTTCCTTGGTGGTTCCATTCATCATGGAGCTTTGTACTTCAACTTTTCCTAGCCATTGGCATTCTTTTCTGGGTTGTGGGTCTAGGTGCACTTACAGGTCTAGTTCCTCTTCTCATTTGTGGAATTCTTAATGTGCCTTTTGCAAATATGCTACAGAAGTGTCAAACTCAGTTTATGATTGCCCAAGATGAGCGATTAAGATCCACTTCCGAGATCCTAAACAATATGAAGATCATAAAGTTGCAATCATGGGAAGAGAAATTCAAGAATTTGATTGAATCCCGCCGCGAAAATGAGTTCAAATGGTTGGCTAAAGCACAGATTGCAAAGGCTTTTGGCACACTGTTGTATTGGATGTCTCCAACCATCATTTCTTCAGTTGTCTTCTTAGGATGTATTATTTTTGGAAGTGCCCCTCTAAATGCTAGCACCATCTTCACAGTTCTTGCATCAATGAGGACTATGGGAGAGCCTGTGAGAATGATACCTGAAGCTCTTTCTTCTTTGATCCAAGTGAAGGTATCTTTTGATCGTCTCAATGCTTTTCTGCTTGATGATGAGctaaaaaatgatgaaataagGAGAATTCCCTTTCAGAAGTCAGATAAGAGTGTAAGGATACAATCAGGAAATTTCAGTTGGGATCCTGAAATAATGATTCCGACCCTAAAAGAAGTGAACTTGGAAATAAGATGGGGGCAGAAAGTTGCTATCTGTGGGCCAGTTGGAGCTGGGAAATCATCACTTCTATATGCTGTACTAGGGGAGATACCAAAAATTTCCGGAATA GTAAATGTATTTGGATCCATTGCCTATGTTTCTCAAACTTCTTGGATACAAAGTGGGACTATTCAAGATAACATACTGTATGGAAAGCCTATGGACAAGACTAGATATGAGAAGGCCATAAAAGCATGTGCTTTGGACAAGGACATCAATAATTTCAACCATGGTGATCTCACAGAAATAGGTCAGAGAGGGCTTAACATGAGTGGGGGACAGAAACAAAGGATTCAACTAGCTCGAGCTGTATATAACGATGCTGATATCTATCTCCTTGACGATCCATTCAGTGCAGTAGATGCTCATACAgctacaattttatttaat GATTGTGTCATGGCTgctcttgaaaacaaaattgtcattCTAGTGACTCACCAAGTGGAGTTTCTCtcagaagttgataaaattttg GTTATGAATGGTGGTCAAATTACTCAATCAGGAAGCTATGAGGAGCTCTTGACAGCTGGGACAGCATTTGAACAGCTTGTGAATGCTCATAGAGATGCAATAACAGGACTGGGTCCTTCAAATAACGGAACTAAAGAAGAATCTCAGAAGTTAGATATGGTTCAGCCAGAGGTGTCTCAAGGGTCTTACCCCACTAAGGAAAACAGTGAGGGGGAGATTGCTGTGAAGGGTCTACCAGGAGTACAActaacagaagaagaagaaacagagaTTAATGATGTTGGATGGAAGCCATTCTGGGATTATATCATTGTCTCAAAGGGAttgcttccttttttcttaGGTATAGTAACTCAGGCTGGTTTTGTTGGTCTTCAGGCTGCTGCAACATATTGGCTAGCTCTGGGCATTCAAATTCCTAAAATCACTAGTGTCATCTTGATTGGAGTCTACACTGCAATTTCAACACTCAGTGCTGTCGCTGTATATGCAAGGTCTTTCCTTGCAGCTTATCTTGGATTAAAAGCTTCCAGAGCCTTTTTCTCCGGTTTTACCAATGCTGTCTTTAAAGCTCCCATGTTATTTTTTGACTCAACCCCCATTGGCCGGATTTTGACTCGA GCTTCATCAGATTTGAGTATTTTGGATTATGACATACCTTTCTCCACAATATTTGTAGTGGCAGCAAGTACTGAACTTCTGATTACAATAGGAATTATGGCTTCTGTCACATGGGAAGTTCTTATTGTAGCCATTCTTGCTATGGTAGCTGCAAAATATGTTCAG GGGTATTATCAGCCCTCTGCGAGGGAATTAATAAGGATAAATGGAACTACAAAAGCACCTGTTATGAATTATGCAGCTGAGACTTCACTTGGAGTGGTCACAATTAGAGCTTTTAACATGGCGGACAAGTTTTTTGAGAACTATCTAAAGCTCACTGATTCTGATGCACGGCTTTTCTTCTATTCAAATGCAGCCATGGAGTGGTTAGTTTTAAGAATAGAAGTACTTCAGAATTTGACCCTCTTTACTGCAGCTTTCCTTCTTGTGTTGCTTCCCAAGGGTTCTATAGCTCCAG GACTTGTGggactctctctttcttatgCTCTATCACTAACAGGAACCCAAATTTTTCTGACTCGATGGTATTGCAGCTTATCAAACTACATCATCTCAGTTGAACGGATCAAACAATTCATGCACATACCATCAGAGCCTCCTGCTATTGTGGAGGACATGAGGCCACCGTCTTCATGGCCTTCAAAGGGTAGGATAGAGTTGCAAGCTTTGAAG ATAAGATATCGTCCAAATTCTCCATTAGTTCTCAAGGATATCACCTGCACTTTCAAAGAAGGGGCTAGAGTCGGAGTTGTGGGAAGAACAGGAAGTGGAAAAACTACACTTATTAGTGCTTTATTTCGTTTAGTAGAGCCTGCAAGCGGGAAAATTCTTGTAGATGGGCTTGACATATGCTCCATTGGTTTGAAGGATTTAAGGTTGAAACTCAGCATCATCCCTCAAGAGCCAACTCTTTTCAAGGGTAGTGTGCGGACTAACTTGGATCCTCTAGGTCTTTACTCTGATGATGATATATGGAAG GCTCTTGAGAAGTGTCTGCTTAAGGCAACAATCAGCAGCCTACCTAATCTGCTCGACTCTTCAG TGAGTGATGAAGGTGAAAATTGGAGTGCTGGGCAACGCCAACTCTTCTGCCTTGGTAGAGTCCTCcttaaaaggaataaaattcTAGTTCTTGATGAAGCTACTGCTTCCATTGATTCTGCAACAGATGCCATTCTACAGAGAATTATCAGGCAGGAATTCTTGGAATGCACGGTGATAACAGTAGCTCATAGAGTTCCTACTGTTATTGATAGTGATATGGTCATGGTCCTCTCCTATG GGAAACTTATAGAATATGATGAGCCTTCGAAGCTTCTTGAGACTAACTCCTCCTTCGCTAAGCTTGTAGCTGAATACTGGTCCAGCTGCAGGAGGAACTCCTACCAGGATTTCAACAAATATCTACAATAA
- the LOC115991486 gene encoding ABC transporter C family member 8-like isoform X1, translating to MNLCCSYSFSFDVHAGGFSWICEELYLGSYCLQRTIADSVNLFFLCSFYLFLLIAIIGKCSTRSIRKDWVLVVVSLCCALSSIPYFSVGLWNLMAKNDELNHMSWLVFIVRGLLWISFAVSLHVQRSKWISILNSFWWASSFIFISVLNVQILLKTHSIEIMDMVPWPISFLLFLCALRNLIRFVSQRNIDNNLNEPLLAKKADKCQKELGQASFLGKLTFSWINSLLSLGYSKRLALEDIPSLVPEDEAKFAYQKFADAWDSLLRETNSNNTRNLVLRAIAKVYLKENIFIGICAFLRAIAVVVSPLILYAFVNYANGNERNLDEGLSIVGCLVVTKLVESLSQRHWFFDSRRSGMRMRSALMVAVYQKQLKLSSLGRRRHSTGEIVNYIAVDAYRMGEFPWWFHSSWSFVLQLFLAIGILFWVVGLGALTGLVPLLICGILNVPFANMLQKCQTQFMIAQDERLRSTSEILNNMKIIKLQSWEEKFKNLIESRRENEFKWLAKAQIAKAFGTLLYWMSPTIISSVVFLGCIIFGSAPLNASTIFTVLASMRTMGEPVRMIPEALSSLIQVKVSFDRLNAFLLDDELKNDEIRRIPFQKSDKSVRIQSGNFSWDPEIMIPTLKEVNLEIRWGQKVAICGPVGAGKSSLLYAVLGEIPKISGIVNVFGSIAYVSQTSWIQSGTIQDNILYGKPMDKTRYEKAIKACALDKDINNFNHGDLTEIGQRGLNMSGGQKQRIQLARAVYNDADIYLLDDPFSAVDAHTATILFNDCVMAALENKIVILVTHQVEFLSEVDKILVMNGGQITQSGSYEELLTAGTAFEQLVNAHRDAITGLGPSNNGTKEESQKLDMVQPEVSQGSYPTKENSEGEIAVKGLPGVQLTEEEETEINDVGWKPFWDYIIVSKGLLPFFLGIVTQAGFVGLQAAATYWLALGIQIPKITSVILIGVYTAISTLSAVAVYARSFLAAYLGLKASRAFFSGFTNAVFKAPMLFFDSTPIGRILTRASSDLSILDYDIPFSTIFVVAASTELLITIGIMASVTWEVLIVAILAMVAAKYVQGYYQPSARELIRINGTTKAPVMNYAAETSLGVVTIRAFNMADKFFENYLKLTDSDARLFFYSNAAMEWLVLRIEVLQNLTLFTAAFLLVLLPKGSIAPGLVGLSLSYALSLTGTQIFLTRWYCSLSNYIISVERIKQFMHIPSEPPAIVEDMRPPSSWPSKGRIELQALKIRYRPNSPLVLKDITCTFKEGARVGVVGRTGSGKTTLISALFRLVEPASGKILVDGLDICSIGLKDLRLKLSIIPQEPTLFKGSVRTNLDPLGLYSDDDIWKALEKCLLKATISSLPNLLDSSVSDEGENWSAGQRQLFCLGRVLLKRNKILVLDEATASIDSATDAILQRIIRQEFLECTVITVAHRVPTVIDSDMVMVLSYGKLIEYDEPSKLLETNSSFAKLVAEYWSSCRRNSYQDFNKYLQ from the exons ATGAATCTTTGCTGTTCTTACAGTTTCTCTTTTGATGTACATGCAGGGGGTTTCTCATGGATTTGTGAAGAACTTTATTTGGGTTCTTACTGCCTTCAAAGAACAATTGCAGACAGTGTAAACCTATTCTTCCTCTGTTCATTCTACCTATTTTTGCTCATAGCTATCATAGGAAAATGTTCTACAAGAAGTATTAGAAAAGATTGGGTCTTGGTGGTAGTTTCACTATGTTGTGCTCTTTCTAGCATTCCTTATTTTAGTGTGGGTTTATGGAATCTCATGGCCAAAAATGATGAACTCAATCATATGAGCTGGTTGGTTTTCATTGTTAGAGGACTGCTTTGGATCTCTTTTGCAGTTTCTTTGCATGTTCAACGGTCCAAATGGATCAGTATTCTAAACTCTTTTTGGTGGGCAtcctcttttatatttatttcagTTCTGAATGTCCAAATTCTACTAAAGACACATAGCATTGAAATTATGGACATGGTACCTTGGCCTATTAGCTTTTTGCTTTTCCTCTGTGCTCTTAGGAACCTAATTCGCTTTGTTTCTCAGCGTAATATAGACAACAATCTAAATGAACCTCTATTAGCCAAAAAGGCTGATAAATGCCAAAAAGAATTAGGCCAGGCTAGTTTTCTTGgaaaattaacattttcttgGATTAATAGTTTACTTAGCTTGGGCTACTCCAAACGATTGGCTCTTGAAGACATTCCCTCTCTGGTTCCTGAAGATGAAGCCAAATTTGCATACCAAAAGTTTGCTGATGCATGGGATTCTCTTTTAAGGGAAACAAACTCAAACAATACCCGGAACTTGGTTCTTCGAGCCATTGCAAAAGTTTACCTGAAAGAGAATATATTCATAGGCATTTGTGCATTTCTTAGGGCAATTGCTGTAGTAGTTTCTCCTCTGATACTCTACGCTTTTGTAAATTACGCAAATGGCAATGAGAGGAACCTGGATGAAGGTCTCTCTATTGTGGGGTGTCTAGTTGTTACCAAGTTAGTTGAGTCTTTGTCTCAAAGGCACTGGTTCTTTGATTCAAGGAGGTCGGGAATGAGGATGAGATCAGCCTTAATGGTGGCAGTCTACCAGAAACAGTTAAAACTTTCTAGTTTGGGAAGGAGAAGGCACTCAACTGGGGAGATAGTGAATTATATTGCAGTTGATGCTTATAGAATGGGTGAATTTCCTTGGTGGTTCCATTCATCATGGAGCTTTGTACTTCAACTTTTCCTAGCCATTGGCATTCTTTTCTGGGTTGTGGGTCTAGGTGCACTTACAGGTCTAGTTCCTCTTCTCATTTGTGGAATTCTTAATGTGCCTTTTGCAAATATGCTACAGAAGTGTCAAACTCAGTTTATGATTGCCCAAGATGAGCGATTAAGATCCACTTCCGAGATCCTAAACAATATGAAGATCATAAAGTTGCAATCATGGGAAGAGAAATTCAAGAATTTGATTGAATCCCGCCGCGAAAATGAGTTCAAATGGTTGGCTAAAGCACAGATTGCAAAGGCTTTTGGCACACTGTTGTATTGGATGTCTCCAACCATCATTTCTTCAGTTGTCTTCTTAGGATGTATTATTTTTGGAAGTGCCCCTCTAAATGCTAGCACCATCTTCACAGTTCTTGCATCAATGAGGACTATGGGAGAGCCTGTGAGAATGATACCTGAAGCTCTTTCTTCTTTGATCCAAGTGAAGGTATCTTTTGATCGTCTCAATGCTTTTCTGCTTGATGATGAGctaaaaaatgatgaaataagGAGAATTCCCTTTCAGAAGTCAGATAAGAGTGTAAGGATACAATCAGGAAATTTCAGTTGGGATCCTGAAATAATGATTCCGACCCTAAAAGAAGTGAACTTGGAAATAAGATGGGGGCAGAAAGTTGCTATCTGTGGGCCAGTTGGAGCTGGGAAATCATCACTTCTATATGCTGTACTAGGGGAGATACCAAAAATTTCCGGAATA GTAAATGTATTTGGATCCATTGCCTATGTTTCTCAAACTTCTTGGATACAAAGTGGGACTATTCAAGATAACATACTGTATGGAAAGCCTATGGACAAGACTAGATATGAGAAGGCCATAAAAGCATGTGCTTTGGACAAGGACATCAATAATTTCAACCATGGTGATCTCACAGAAATAGGTCAGAGAGGGCTTAACATGAGTGGGGGACAGAAACAAAGGATTCAACTAGCTCGAGCTGTATATAACGATGCTGATATCTATCTCCTTGACGATCCATTCAGTGCAGTAGATGCTCATACAgctacaattttatttaat GATTGTGTCATGGCTgctcttgaaaacaaaattgtcattCTAGTGACTCACCAAGTGGAGTTTCTCtcagaagttgataaaattttg GTTATGAATGGTGGTCAAATTACTCAATCAGGAAGCTATGAGGAGCTCTTGACAGCTGGGACAGCATTTGAACAGCTTGTGAATGCTCATAGAGATGCAATAACAGGACTGGGTCCTTCAAATAACGGAACTAAAGAAGAATCTCAGAAGTTAGATATGGTTCAGCCAGAGGTGTCTCAAGGGTCTTACCCCACTAAGGAAAACAGTGAGGGGGAGATTGCTGTGAAGGGTCTACCAGGAGTACAActaacagaagaagaagaaacagagaTTAATGATGTTGGATGGAAGCCATTCTGGGATTATATCATTGTCTCAAAGGGAttgcttccttttttcttaGGTATAGTAACTCAGGCTGGTTTTGTTGGTCTTCAGGCTGCTGCAACATATTGGCTAGCTCTGGGCATTCAAATTCCTAAAATCACTAGTGTCATCTTGATTGGAGTCTACACTGCAATTTCAACACTCAGTGCTGTCGCTGTATATGCAAGGTCTTTCCTTGCAGCTTATCTTGGATTAAAAGCTTCCAGAGCCTTTTTCTCCGGTTTTACCAATGCTGTCTTTAAAGCTCCCATGTTATTTTTTGACTCAACCCCCATTGGCCGGATTTTGACTCGA GCTTCATCAGATTTGAGTATTTTGGATTATGACATACCTTTCTCCACAATATTTGTAGTGGCAGCAAGTACTGAACTTCTGATTACAATAGGAATTATGGCTTCTGTCACATGGGAAGTTCTTATTGTAGCCATTCTTGCTATGGTAGCTGCAAAATATGTTCAG GGGTATTATCAGCCCTCTGCGAGGGAATTAATAAGGATAAATGGAACTACAAAAGCACCTGTTATGAATTATGCAGCTGAGACTTCACTTGGAGTGGTCACAATTAGAGCTTTTAACATGGCGGACAAGTTTTTTGAGAACTATCTAAAGCTCACTGATTCTGATGCACGGCTTTTCTTCTATTCAAATGCAGCCATGGAGTGGTTAGTTTTAAGAATAGAAGTACTTCAGAATTTGACCCTCTTTACTGCAGCTTTCCTTCTTGTGTTGCTTCCCAAGGGTTCTATAGCTCCAG GACTTGTGggactctctctttcttatgCTCTATCACTAACAGGAACCCAAATTTTTCTGACTCGATGGTATTGCAGCTTATCAAACTACATCATCTCAGTTGAACGGATCAAACAATTCATGCACATACCATCAGAGCCTCCTGCTATTGTGGAGGACATGAGGCCACCGTCTTCATGGCCTTCAAAGGGTAGGATAGAGTTGCAAGCTTTGAAG ATAAGATATCGTCCAAATTCTCCATTAGTTCTCAAGGATATCACCTGCACTTTCAAAGAAGGGGCTAGAGTCGGAGTTGTGGGAAGAACAGGAAGTGGAAAAACTACACTTATTAGTGCTTTATTTCGTTTAGTAGAGCCTGCAAGCGGGAAAATTCTTGTAGATGGGCTTGACATATGCTCCATTGGTTTGAAGGATTTAAGGTTGAAACTCAGCATCATCCCTCAAGAGCCAACTCTTTTCAAGGGTAGTGTGCGGACTAACTTGGATCCTCTAGGTCTTTACTCTGATGATGATATATGGAAG GCTCTTGAGAAGTGTCTGCTTAAGGCAACAATCAGCAGCCTACCTAATCTGCTCGACTCTTCAG TGAGTGATGAAGGTGAAAATTGGAGTGCTGGGCAACGCCAACTCTTCTGCCTTGGTAGAGTCCTCcttaaaaggaataaaattcTAGTTCTTGATGAAGCTACTGCTTCCATTGATTCTGCAACAGATGCCATTCTACAGAGAATTATCAGGCAGGAATTCTTGGAATGCACGGTGATAACAGTAGCTCATAGAGTTCCTACTGTTATTGATAGTGATATGGTCATGGTCCTCTCCTATG GGAAACTTATAGAATATGATGAGCCTTCGAAGCTTCTTGAGACTAACTCCTCCTTCGCTAAGCTTGTAGCTGAATACTGGTCCAGCTGCAGGAGGAACTCCTACCAGGATTTCAACAAATATCTACAATAA